The Xiphias gladius isolate SHS-SW01 ecotype Sanya breed wild chromosome 9, ASM1685928v1, whole genome shotgun sequence genome window below encodes:
- the LOC120794732 gene encoding zinc finger protein 135-like yields the protein MDGGISELPGPSLPLSTLRLLVPPIRLVSAAIWQTVEQKIVSDYGLLEEFVFMVTEIVPQLLSTRQRAELILGLRARLILELCRSEETADLQIIQPHLDRMQNLRSLWNVETDNAEQEVSDSHFMGLVQNLLRDPEERRNFFQDVFPGDFGPTYDKAIQTLMWLFLSRLEKLIPTQTLQQIAALLSNASSVLTECMETFGQPQELKTLLDTQKDLSQLEDIESYIVDSGILSALCLPPVERVVIVNEQTETDAESGLIYTVCTEMEVESENKEVYVEGTGNSEECVQTQWFGLSSDVKAEMDTVVVTDSVQGTEASESEMADDQHHDQSGTLIIGEDGQVSVLDGVEKKPNRRGRKKKRPADEDFEVQSRTKGRQEDPELDVSWERPVRKNRGLKMKRYLSQWRKSGKTQGTNTTKSSSKKFSRSQASAKSNDLDERTCKVCGKVVSRAKFLERHMNRHSEELPYSCPVCKRFYKSLRYLQQHRCPNLAKAKAGRKAKEQETAADEGEQSSSGNPCEATNEEQPSDNTDQDPDYSPSAEKKSSKESGQKSPEGNKTVIEGPFYCPHCSVEFKCKQTFRFHLRNICYNEQQVDPEKPEDVKHCFRCDECDKAFKYKSTLDSHKQTHNPLYCEVCMKLVRDSEALAMHKESHTPFQCNQCEENFPVFKALHKHYIDVHNPTEPFTCTHCQTTFASLKRFIRHEWKHTGYQPFQCPHCTKRFRSYSDLVEHQKKHTKAYPFLCWECGKKFRHGVTLTRHVERVHHSGEPVTEKPMPTFTCAQCGKTFTSRRCLLKHDNFHHKGLRFPCEHCGKGFFGKDALVRHTLIHTGERPFKCDDCDKSFRSAAELKIHRRYHTGERPFKCNVCEKGFVQSCFLTLHMRTHTGERPYVCTVCNKGFSSLHGLKRHRRLVHA from the exons ATGGACGGAGGTATATCCGAGTTGCCAG GTCCCTCACTTCCCCTCTCCACTCTGCGCCTCCTGGTCCCACCAATTCGGCTGGTCTCTGCAGCAATCTGGCAGACGGTGGAACAGAAAATTGTGTCGGATTATGGGCTGCTTGAGGAGTTTGTTTTTATGGTCACTGAGATTGTCCCTCAACTTCTCTCCACGAGGCAGCGGGCTGAACTCATTTTGGGTCTAAGAGCACGG CTGATCCTGGAGTTATGTCGCTCTGAGGAGACTGCTGACCTCCAGATTATTCAGCCACATCTTGACCGAATGCAGAACCTCAGATCTCTGTGGAATGTAGAG ACTGATAATGCAGAACAAGAAGTGTCTGACTCACATTTCATGGGCCTTGTCCAAAATCTGCTCAGAGATCCTGAAGAGAGAAGAAACTTTTTCCAG GATGTCTTCCCAGGAGACTTTGGCCCAACATATGACAAAGCAATCCAGACACTGATGTGGCTGTTTCTGTCCAGACTTGAAAAGCTTATTCCTACCCAAACTCTCCAACAG aTTGCAGCTTTGCTCAGCAACGCCTCATCAGTTCTGACTGAATGCATGGAGACTTTTGGTCAGCCCCAGGAGCTCAAAACCTTGCTGGACACTCAGAAAGACCTTAGTCAGTTAGAAGACATTG AATCTTACATTGTCGACAGTGGTATCCTGTCAGCTCTGTGTCTTCCTCCTGTCGAAAGAGTTGTGATCGTCaatgaacaaacagaaacagatgcagAGAGCGGACTCATTTATACAGTCTGCACAGAGATGGAGGTGGAATCTGAGAACAAGGAGGTGTACGTGGAGGGAACTGGGAACTCAGAAGAGTGTGTGCAAACCCAGTGGTTTGGTCTCAGCAGCGATGTGAAAGCAGAAATGGACACTGTGGTCGTTACAGATTCTGTCCAAGGCACTGAGGCCAGTGAGAGTGAAATGGCCGATGACCAACATCATGACCAGTCTGGAACACTAATCATTGGGGAGGACGGCCAGGTGTCTGTGCTGGACGGCGTGGAGAAGAAACCAAACAGACgtgggaggaaaaagaaacGTCCTGCAGATGAAGACTTTGAAGTGCAAAGCAGAACAAAGGGCAGGCAAGAAGACCCGGAATTGGATGTTTCGTGGGAAAGACCAGTGCGAAAGAACCGTGGACTCAAGATGAAACGGTACCTGTCACAGTGGAGAAAATCGGGCAAGACACAGGGCACTAATACTACTAAAAGTAGCTCTAAAAAGTTTTCCAGATCCCAGGCTTCAGCTAAAAGCAATGACTTGGACGAGAGAACATGCAAAGTGTGCGGCAAGGTGGTGAGTCGTGCCAAGTTCTTAGAGCGACACATGAATCGACACTCTGAGGAACTGCCTTATTCTTGTCCTGTGTGTAAAAGGTTTTATAAGAGCTTGCGTTACTTGCAGCAACACAGATGTCCGAATCTGGCAAAAGCAAAGGCTGGCAGGAAGGCAAAAGAACAAGAGACTGCGGCAGATGAGGGTGAACAATCATCCAGTGGGAATCCTTGTGAGGCAACCAATGAAGAGCAGCCGTCAGACAATACCGACCAGGACCCCGATTACTCCCCTTCTGCTGAGAAGAAGTCGTCCAAAGAATCAGGACAGAAAAGCCCAGAAGGGAACAAAACTGTGATAGAAGGTCCATTCTACTGTCCTCACTGCAGCGTTGAgtttaaatgcaaacaaactttTAGGTTCCATCTCAGAAACATTTGCTACAATGAGCAACAGGTGGATCCTGAGAAGCCTGAGGATGTTAAACATTGTTTCAGGTGTGATGAATGTGACAAGGCATTCAAATACAAGTCAACATTGGATTCTCACAAACAGACTCACAACCCACTCTACTGTGAGGTGTGTATGAAACTGGTACGTGACTCGGAGGCATTGGCAATGCACAAGGAATCCCACACACCATTCCAGTGTAACCAGTGTGAGGAGAACTTCCCTGTGTTCAAGGCCCTTCACAAGCACTACATCGACGTCCATAATCCCACTGAACCTTTTACCTGCACCCACTGTCAGACAACTTTTGCCAGTTTGAAGCGTTTCATCAGACACGAGTGGAAACACACTGGTTACCAACCATTTCAGTGCCCTCATTGCACTAAGAGATTCAGATCATACTCTGACCTTGTGGAGcaccagaaaaaacacactaagGCCTATCCATTCCTCTGCTGGGAGTGTGGCAAGAAATTCCGGCACGGTGTAACGTTGACGAGGCACGTGGAGCGTGTGCATCACTCCGGCGAACCCGTAACCGAGAAACCAATGCCAACCTTCACTTGCGCTCAGTGTGGGAAGACCTTCACTTCTAGAAGATGCCTTCTGAAACATGACAATTTCCATCACAAAGGGCTGCGTTTCCCCTGTGAGCACTGTGGGAAGGGATTCTTTGGCAAGGACGCACTGGTGAGGCATACTTTGATTCACACAGGCGAAAGGCCTTTCAAGTGCGACGACTGCGATAAGTCCTTCAGATCCGCTGCAGAATTAAAGATACACAGGAGATACCATACTGGGGAAAGACCATTTAAGTGCAACGTCTGTGAAAAAGGTTTCGTCCAGTCCTGCTTTCTTACCTTACACATGCGAACCCATACAGGAGAGAGACCATATGTTTGTACA